The genomic region TCGGGCACCTGATCCAGGTTCGCAATATTCTCAATCCCGTACCTATTTGTCGGCAACCAAGCGTAATGGGTATCAAAGGTCTCTGTTGATCCGATATCGAAGGATAGCGAGTCAGTCGCTATGGCAACGGCACCTGACTGTTCCATCAGCATATGAGCTGTCTCGACGTGAAAACCCGGGTAGTGCCGTACACCCTTATCGTCAAATCCTGCAAATTTTGGTGTGTTGACGTGCCTCTGCCATCCGGAGTTCATTGCCACACATGCTCCGTCGGGTATGTCGCCATTACGACTGATCCAAGCCATTAGGTCATCAGGCGTAACTTCGGCCTCAATATTTGCATCCGCCTTTTCTTTGATATCGATAACGCATAACGGGCAGATCAGGTTTTCAACTGGAATTTCTTCGACGGACAGACCGTCTGCAGAGAAATGCAATGGAGCATCAACGTGGGTGCCGGTGTGTTCGAACACCTCCATATTAAATGCGTTGAAGCCACTTTCTTCAAACTTGGCCAATTGTTCCATCTTGATTCCGGGGGAACCGGTCCAGGTCGGAAACTTGTTATCAAAGACGTAGGTCAGATCGACAATACGACCCGTGTTCTGTGCCTGCGCGGCTTGTGTCGCGCCGAGAACGAGCCCAGAGCCAACCGTCAAGGCGGGCGCGGCGGCCATAAACTGACGCCTTGAAAGCATGCGAGATTTAACAGTTTCCATTACACATTTGTGGCACATAGTCTCGTCTCCCAATAAATGACTGAATTCAGTTCATCTAGCCCGACATCACTTCCCGACAAATATGCGCCGCTTTCTGTAAGTTCCCGGTCAGTTAGTCGGGGCCATATTTGTTGTCTTGTAACGGTGGTTGGTGGTCTGGGCAAACGATGGCCCACCGCCACAGACTGATCCGACCAAGCTGGCGGTCATCTTGCAGCCTCTTGTTTCCAGCGCCGAGGACGGCAAGCGGAAGCTGGGGTGGCTGATGCCCACCGGCTCTGGCTTGAATGTGCCTGTGGGCACAACGGGCCTATTCAGGTCGCGCACATCATTGCAAGTTTGGGGATCAGATCACAGTTGGTGATGCGATAGAGCGGCTGCGGTGGTCAGCCTGCCGGACCAAGCAGGTCAAGGATTATCGGATTACCTATGTCGGTGGTTCGTGGGGCGCGATGCGGAGCAGGGGCCTCAGAAATTGGAATAAGGGCAGGGATCAAACCCCGCCCTTTTTACGTTTTGGTCCAACTCGGACTATTTTCCGTTCCAACTCACTTTGAAAACAAACAGAACTTTTCATATTTGTAATCAGTAGGTCCGCGGTTCGAGTCCGTGTGGGTCACCATTAAATCAATGGCTTAGCTACGTTGTTACACTCTAGGCTTTCGGCTAGTAGGCAGCTAATAGTAGGATAGAATGTCAAGTGTGGGACTGGTCGCCGAATTTGCGGATTTGGCACACAGTAACCCCCATCAAAATCCCCACATAGGAATAGGTTATTGTTTTGCCGTGTGGATCAACGCACCTCAATCGCTCCCGGATAATCGAGACGTTCCAAGTGTGATCTCCTCGGGAACTGGGCGTAACTATTTGCTGACGCGTAACCGGCAACGGCAATGATTGAAGGTTGAATGGCACCGGCTTTTGTAACGCTGTTAGTAAGCAATGGTCGGACAACCGGAAGCGCATCAGGCTCATAACCTGAAGGCCGTAGGTTCAAATCCTACTGTGATAATCAAAATTATCGTTATATATCAGCTTATTACGCCCTGATTCTGCGGGGTTGTTTTCGTTACCCACCCTGGACTGGAAGCACTGCGGAAGCAAGCGGAGCGAAGTCGTTGTGTGGTCGTTTGGCAACATTCGAAGACGGGTGGGTAATGGGTGAGTGGTGTCGGTCACGTCTTGGTAGTCACGCTCTAGACGGTCAACCCACATGACTACGAGCACATCCCCTCGACGTAGCTTGTCATAGAGGCGTTTACCCTCAGGACGCTATGACAGCTTGGTGGAAACACCTGATACTCCATGGTCAACAATGACTTCATCGATGTGAAACCCTGCTGCTAAGGCGTGAGTGTGCTGAAGCTCTAGAGTTTGCTCTGCAGTGCTCACACGAGCGTAGAATAGGGTCGCACTGAAACACATGGTCAAAGAATACGTTGACATCGCTTCGGCCGCGCCGGGAAGAGAGCGCTCATCACGATTTGCAGTGCCTTGCTGACTAACCTGCACTCAGGATCGTTTCCCAATTTGTAGAAAGAATGACGTCCTTCAACTTTTCAGCATAGTCCTGAAATGGCGACTTTTCCCGCAACAATAAGTTGACCTGACGTCGAGATGTTAAGTCTGAAATTTCCCGAAAGACCAGATCTGACGGCGCTATATGTAGCACTGCCTTGGGTAATATCGTAACCCACTTGTCTGATCGAACCATTGCAATAAGCGATAAGGTGTTGCGGGCAGAGAGATCCGCATGAGAGGTCATCTCTTGAAAACTCTTTGACTCAATTGAGAGGCACAAATCGTTTTTGATGAACGCTTCGGAAACCACATCAGTCAGGAGTATTGGACCCGTTCTATGTGCAAGTGGATGACGTGGCGAGCAAATGAGCCCAAAGCGATCTGAGAACAGCGGTGTCTGTTGAATTCCATTCAGGGTGTGGTGACTGGAGGCGATGCCAATATCTGCTTTGCCCCTGCTCAGAGCGTCGACCACTTGTTGGGAATCCGTGTCGCGCAGCTCAATTTTGGTTCCGGGGCAGACATCGCGGAACCTTTGCACCATCGAGGGGAACATAAGGCCAGCAACCGACGGCACAGAGGCAACGCGTACAATGCCCTGTGGGGCAACCGCTGCGGCCTGAATGGCCTTTATGGTGTCGTCAAACTGGTGCAATTCAATCTGGGCTAGTTCAAAAATTTGCAGCCCAACCGGTGTTAGTTGGTTTTTCCGATCACTGACAAACAGGCGCTGGCTAAGGTGATCCTCCAACTGTTTGAGTGTCATTGAGACTGCGGATTGCGTCCGACCCAACCTTGTCGCCGCATCACCCAGATTTCCGGCTTCAGCTACCGCGCTGAAACAACGTAACATTTCTATTTTGATAGCCATGACTTCAAAAACTCTGAAATTTGATTAAGTTATTTAAATTTGACTGATGTTGGGTGTCGTGTCCATTCTTTTCCCAACTCAATGCGTGGGAAAACTGATGTCTGAGACCAAACTGAACCTGATTGCTGGAAACTGGGCTGCGGGAGCAAGCGAAACCGAAAATCGCAACCCGTCGGATCTGAGCGATATGATTGGCATGTTCGCCCAAGCGAGCACGCACCAATTGGAAGAGACTCTGAACCAGGCACAATTCGCGCAGGCGGAATGGGCTGCGTACGGCATAGAGCGCAAACAGTCGGTGTTGATGAATATCGGCAACGAGATGATGGCGCGGGCCGAGGAGTTGGGTACTTTGCTGAGCCGGGAAGAGGGTAAACCTCTGGCCGAAGGCAAAGGCGAAGTTTATCGTGCCGGGCAATTCTTTACCTATTACGCCGCTGAATGCCTTCGTCAACTGGGTGAAAATGCGGATTCGGTGCGCGCTGGTGTCGAAATCGACGTGCGCCGAGAAGCGGTGGGGGTTGTTGCCATCATCTCCCCATGGAACTTTCCCGCCGCCACCGCTTCGTGGAAAATTGCTCCGGCTCTTTGCTATGGCAATGCCGTGGTTTGGAAACCCGCCAACATCACTCCGGCTACGGCTGTGGCGCTTGCGGAAATTATTGCCAAACAGGATATTCCCAAAGGGCTGTTCAGCCTTGTGATGGGATCTGGCCGTTCCATTGGTCAACAACTGGTGGAAAGCCCCAAGGTGAACGCAATTTCGTTTACTGGATCTTTGCCTGTGGGCAAAGGGATTGCCACTGCCGCCATTCAAAACCTGACCAAGGTTCAGATGGAAATGGGATCCAAAAATGCCTTGGCTGTGATGGATGACGCCGATCTGGATCTAGCGGTAACGCTGGCCTTGGGTGGTGCGTTTGGCAGCACGGGTCAAAAATGCACGGCCTCCTCACGGCTGGTGATCCATAGTGCGGTGCACGACAGTTTTGTAGAAAAACTGGTTGCTGGCACCAAGGCGATGAAAGTGGGCCACGCGCTGGAGGTTGGAACCCAGATGGGGCCGGTCGTCAGCCAGCAGCAGCTTGATGAAAACCTGGCCTACGTTGATCTGGGGCTATCCGAGGGAGCTGAGCTGGCTTGTGGCGGCGCCCGGTTGGATATGCCGCATGACGGTTTTTACATGTCGCCCGGAGTGTTCCTAAACACCACCAATGATATGCGCATCAATCGCGAGGAAATGTTTGCCCCTCTCACCTCTGTGATCAAAGTGGGCAGCTATGACGAGGCCCTAAGCGTGGTCAATGACACCAAATTTGGCCTGACATCGGGTATCGTGACGCAGAGCCTTGCCCGCGCCACTCATTTCCGCCGCAATGCGCGCACTGGGGTGGTGACGGTTAACTTGCCAACCGCTGGTACTGATTACCACGTGCCCTTTGGCGGACGCGGTGACAGCTCGTACGGGCCACGAGAACAGGGTAAATCAGCTGCAGAATTCTATACCACCGTCAAAACCGCATATATCAGCGCGGGGACACCGGTCTAATGCGTATCGACGGCCTGCAATATGCCAATTGGTCCGAAAAGATCTTTCGGCAGTTGCGGGAGGGCGGCGTGGATGCCGTCCACGTCACCATCGCGTATCACGAGACGTTTCGCGAAACGGTTCTGAATTTCGAAAAGTGGAACCGCTGGTTCGAACAATTCCCAGATCTGATCATGAAAGGCCAGTGGGCCAGCGACATCAACAAGGCCCGTGAAACCGGGCGCACAGCTATATTCTTTGGCTTCCAAAACCCAAGCCCGATGGAAGACGACATTGGGCTGATCGAAATACTGCACACGCTGGGTGCCCGTTTCATGCAGCTGACCTATAACAATCAGTCATTGCTGGCGTCTGGATGCTATGAGAGCGAAGACACTGGAATTACCCGAATGGGTCGCCAGGTCATCAAAGAGATGAACCGCGTCGGCCTTGTCATTGACATGAGCCATTCTGCGGACCGGTCAACAATTCAGGCCGCAGATCTATCCGGGCGCCCAATCGCCGTCACTCACGCCAATCCGTTTGATTGGGCACCAGCGCTGCGGAACAAGAAAAACGATGTGATCCGGGCTGTGACCGAAAACGGTGGCATGTTTGGGTTCTCGATCTACCCGCATCATCTGAAAAACAAATCAGACTGCACTCTGCAAGAGTTCTGCGAAATGATCGCCCGTTGTGCCGACAGGTTTGGCATCGAGCACTTGGGCATCGGCAGCGACCTTTGCCAGGACCAGCCTGATACAATCGTCGAGTGGATGCGCGTTGGTCGGTGGACAAAGGACATCGATTACGGCGAAGGGTCGGCGGACAAGCCGGGTTTCCCGGACATGCCTGCGTGGTTCCGCGATAACCGTGATTTTGGCAACCTAGAAAATGGACTGCGTGGGGTTGGGATGTCCGACGCTGAGGTTACCGCAGTTCTTGGCGGCAACTGGCATCGCTTCTATGCCGCAAATTTCATACCGCAAGTCTGACGATATGACTGGCAGCGCCCCTTTCACAGTCTCTCGCCGCGATCCTAAACGCGTTATGCGGCTCAAAAGACTCGGGTCATTACACCAATGCCGCCTTAGCTTTATGCGGGTTTTGACCCGACGTATGGCAGAGGAATCTTGGGAGTTTACCTGTCCTGTTTTCAACATTGGAGCGGATGGTACAGGCCACGCGGTCTATTGTGCCAAAGGTCCAGACCGCACCTATTCTCTAGTCGCTTTTGCTCATGATCTGGCGCCGGAAATGCGGTCGGACCGGGTAATTGCAGAGGCATGGGATGCTACGTTCACGTTGGTTGATGGTATCCCTGATGCCAGTGATATTGCGCGACTGTCGCAAAACGTTCCCTTACAGGAAGCTGGCCGCGTTAGTGAAAGCGAGCTCTCCCTCTCACGAGCAAATCGCTCGGTTCGTTTGTGGAAGCATGTTGTCGAAGCTCTAGCAGGCGGACGGCAACCTGACCCGGAACAACTGGCGAGCGTCGGCTATCTGATGCGTACCACCGCCGTTTATGGCTCTGGTAAATTCGGTGCGGCTGACCGCGAGTTGATCGCGGATAGGCCGGAGTTTGCCGCGCCGTTCCAGGCTGAGATGCTTTCGGTGTTCCTGACCCGCGCTTTTGTACTGGATCTGGTAGAACACGCTGCCCAAAGCAAAGGTGGCGATACGGCCGTGCGGCTAGATCCCAAAGTTGCAAGACAGCTTGGGATCGGAAATTCAACTGGGCTTGGCATGGCGCCATTCATCGTGAACCATCCCATGTTGTTTAACAATTGGATTAAGGCGCGCGAAGAGGCACTGTTGCGGGTCCGGCAGGTACATTTCGCATTAGAAAACGAAATGTTTCTGTTCGAAGAGATGCTGATGCGTAGCGCTCGTTCGATTGCCCAATGGCATTCTGAACATCCGGTGCAAATCGCAAGACTTGACGCTCTTCGAGCGGACTTGGATGCGTTGTTCCGGTATCTCGCGGAACAAGATCTGACAAAAAAGCACCCTTGGGATCACCTGGTTCGATGGTCTGAGGTAAACCTGAGCGAGGAAGGCCAGGAACTAACGGTTTCATTGCTGTTGGAACCCTATGGGCATCTTGTGGACGGTCTGTCGACCTGTTTGTCAGATGGCAATTCAGATGCATTTTTGATCGACGGTAGCATGCCGATCAGCACCTTGAAAAACCTGATCCAATCCTGTTTTGGCTGGGCGTTGAAGTTGGACTGGTCCAGCCCGGAAAACTGCGCGCGCGCGTGGTATGTATCAGCCGAGAAGCTTGAGCCTCGCATCGGGTCACGGTTTGAGGAACCGATTGCGGATTATGAACAGCCTTTGGCGCCAGCACGGGATGCGGCACGGGCCTTTGTCACGCTTGGTGAATGGGATCAGAACAATACGGTCGCGGAGTTCCTGTTGCTCCACCCGGAACATCGCCACACGGTCAGGCGTGCCCAGATCAGCGCCAGCGCGCCCTATAGCGAGATCCAGGATAATACCATCAGCGAAGGTGTCCTCCCGATTGATATGCTGCGGGCCAAGCTGTCCTTCTTTGGCGCCACACATTTTGACCCACGTTCAGATCGTTGGGTGCGGATTTGCATGTTCCAAGGAGCGCCATACCCCAACGAGCTGACTAAGAATAACGCCGATTTTTGGATCTATCCCGGGTCGGAGGGAGGCGAATGAGCTACTCTTTGAACGAAGTTGAGGCCCTCAGCAAACGGGCGGCCCGTGGGGCGGGACTGGATTGGGGCTTCGCAGAAGAGGCGTCCAAAGCAACACGGTGGCTTTGCGCGCAGGACCTTGACGGTTGCCGGTTGCTGTCCAGCATTTTGGACGCCTATCAGGACAACGGGCGCCACTTACACGCGCCGCTAACTCTAACTGGAGAATGGCACACCCCAATAGAGACGCTTTGCCCAGTGCAAACAGGGGCGTCTCTATCGGATTGTGCAGCGCAGGTTGCTTCCGATGGGGTTGAGATCCGCGATCTGTCCAATCCGTTGTTCATTCTCCCATTTGTTGCAGCGGTCGCCCGTGTAACCAAAACCTGTCTGCTGGTGACCTGGGAAGGCGCATCCATCACAACAGATGGAAACACCGTCGATCTACGATTTTCCGCTGAGACCACGCCCTATGTCGAACATGCTGATCGATTGGTGATTGCCCAAACTGCACCGCTGACCAAGGCCGCGAAATCGCCCTGTCGCGCCAACCCCAGCAGCCAGAACTGGGAAGAACTCAACTCACTTGCCGCGCTGACCTATGCGCCCGCAACGGAAACGTCGCGGCGCCTTGGGGCAGGGGGCGGGCAAACTGACAATGACTAATCCGGAGGTCTTATGACTGAAACACGAACTTTAAGTCTTGCTGAAATCGAAGAGCTGTCCTTTGAGGCGCTAGTGGCGGCTGGAACCTCTGCGGAAAACGCGCGCCCTCTGGCGATTGCAACGGCCGCGACCGAGGCCGACGGCGTCGCCAGCCACGGATTGGCCTATATCCCGATTTATGCCGAGCACGTTCAATGTGGAAAAGTTGATGGCCAGGCTGTACCCAAACTGGATGTGACGCGCCCGGGCGTGATCACAGTGGATGCGGCTACAGGGTTTGCGCATTCGGCCATCGATAAGGGGTTTGAACAGCTGATCCCGCTTGCCCGTCAACAGGGTGTTGCCGCGCTGTCAATTCACAATTCCTATAATTGCGGCGTACTGGGGTACCACACCAATCGCTTGGCCGAAGCAGGTCTGGTTGGGCTTGGCTTTACAAATGCACCGGCGTCAATCGCACCATCGGGGGGATACAAACCCGTTGTCGGCACTAACCCATTTTCGATTGCCGCGCCGGGATTGGATGGAAAACCGGCGGTATTGATCGACCAAAGCGCCAGTACCATCGCCAAGAGTGAAGTGATGAAATATGCGCGCGAAGGCAAACCGATACCTGTTGGCTGGGCTCTGGACGGGGACGGCAACCCAACCACTGATCCAAATGTCGGCCTAAAGGGCTCGATGGCGCCCTCTGGTGGCTACAAGGGTGTCGGAGTTGCATTGCTGGTCGAGATGATGGCGGCCGCCCTTACCGGGGCCACGTTGGGCATCAATGCTTCGCCGTTTTCTGGCACCGCTGGTGGACCGCCTAAAACGGGGCAATTTTTCCTGGCAATCGATCCTGCAGCAACATCCGGAGATCTGTTTGCCGCCCGTATCGCAGACCTTGCAAACGCGGTTCATGCGCAGGACGGCGCGCATCTTCCAGGGGACGGACGCACGAAAAAACGCGCCTTGGCGCAGACACAAGGCGTTGCGGTCAACACCGCAACTCTTGCCCGGATCGAGGCACTCCTCGGTTAGGGGAAATGCCTGTCAGGGGAAGGCAGGCCAATTGGAGGGGTTACAGAGTAACCCGTTCCAAATGCTCATAAATGAGCCAACAGTGGAAGGGAGAGTTCCAATGTCAATCAAGCCTCCATTTACGGAGCTGGAAATCAAGAAGGCGGGGTCTGGATTCTATGAAGGATACAGTCTGCCGATTGCGCTGATCAGTAAGATCACAATGGCCTTACTGGTTATTTGGGCCCTGGTTTGGCCCGCCAATGCCAACAGTGCATTGGGAAGCCTGAACTGGAAAATTCTGGGGGAT from Parasedimentitalea psychrophila harbors:
- a CDS encoding cyclase family protein; its protein translation is MCHKCVMETVKSRMLSRRQFMAAAPALTVGSGLVLGATQAAQAQNTGRIVDLTYVFDNKFPTWTGSPGIKMEQLAKFEESGFNAFNMEVFEHTGTHVDAPLHFSADGLSVEEIPVENLICPLCVIDIKEKADANIEAEVTPDDLMAWISRNGDIPDGACVAMNSGWQRHVNTPKFAGFDDKGVRHYPGFHVETAHMLMEQSGAVAIATDSLSFDIGSTETFDTHYAWLPTNRYGIENIANLDQVPEAGATIFVGAPTHRGGSGGPARVIATF
- a CDS encoding LysR family transcriptional regulator; its protein translation is MAIKIEMLRCFSAVAEAGNLGDAATRLGRTQSAVSMTLKQLEDHLSQRLFVSDRKNQLTPVGLQIFELAQIELHQFDDTIKAIQAAAVAPQGIVRVASVPSVAGLMFPSMVQRFRDVCPGTKIELRDTDSQQVVDALSRGKADIGIASSHHTLNGIQQTPLFSDRFGLICSPRHPLAHRTGPILLTDVVSEAFIKNDLCLSIESKSFQEMTSHADLSARNTLSLIAMVRSDKWVTILPKAVLHIAPSDLVFREISDLTSRRQVNLLLREKSPFQDYAEKLKDVILSTNWETILSAG
- a CDS encoding aldehyde dehydrogenase family protein encodes the protein MSETKLNLIAGNWAAGASETENRNPSDLSDMIGMFAQASTHQLEETLNQAQFAQAEWAAYGIERKQSVLMNIGNEMMARAEELGTLLSREEGKPLAEGKGEVYRAGQFFTYYAAECLRQLGENADSVRAGVEIDVRREAVGVVAIISPWNFPAATASWKIAPALCYGNAVVWKPANITPATAVALAEIIAKQDIPKGLFSLVMGSGRSIGQQLVESPKVNAISFTGSLPVGKGIATAAIQNLTKVQMEMGSKNALAVMDDADLDLAVTLALGGAFGSTGQKCTASSRLVIHSAVHDSFVEKLVAGTKAMKVGHALEVGTQMGPVVSQQQLDENLAYVDLGLSEGAELACGGARLDMPHDGFYMSPGVFLNTTNDMRINREEMFAPLTSVIKVGSYDEALSVVNDTKFGLTSGIVTQSLARATHFRRNARTGVVTVNLPTAGTDYHVPFGGRGDSSYGPREQGKSAAEFYTTVKTAYISAGTPV
- a CDS encoding membrane dipeptidase, which encodes MRIDGLQYANWSEKIFRQLREGGVDAVHVTIAYHETFRETVLNFEKWNRWFEQFPDLIMKGQWASDINKARETGRTAIFFGFQNPSPMEDDIGLIEILHTLGARFMQLTYNNQSLLASGCYESEDTGITRMGRQVIKEMNRVGLVIDMSHSADRSTIQAADLSGRPIAVTHANPFDWAPALRNKKNDVIRAVTENGGMFGFSIYPHHLKNKSDCTLQEFCEMIARCADRFGIEHLGIGSDLCQDQPDTIVEWMRVGRWTKDIDYGEGSADKPGFPDMPAWFRDNRDFGNLENGLRGVGMSDAEVTAVLGGNWHRFYAANFIPQV
- a CDS encoding DUF3726 domain-containing protein, with the translated sequence MSYSLNEVEALSKRAARGAGLDWGFAEEASKATRWLCAQDLDGCRLLSSILDAYQDNGRHLHAPLTLTGEWHTPIETLCPVQTGASLSDCAAQVASDGVEIRDLSNPLFILPFVAAVARVTKTCLLVTWEGASITTDGNTVDLRFSAETTPYVEHADRLVIAQTAPLTKAAKSPCRANPSSQNWEELNSLAALTYAPATETSRRLGAGGGQTDND
- a CDS encoding Ldh family oxidoreductase; its protein translation is MTETRTLSLAEIEELSFEALVAAGTSAENARPLAIATAATEADGVASHGLAYIPIYAEHVQCGKVDGQAVPKLDVTRPGVITVDAATGFAHSAIDKGFEQLIPLARQQGVAALSIHNSYNCGVLGYHTNRLAEAGLVGLGFTNAPASIAPSGGYKPVVGTNPFSIAAPGLDGKPAVLIDQSASTIAKSEVMKYAREGKPIPVGWALDGDGNPTTDPNVGLKGSMAPSGGYKGVGVALLVEMMAAALTGATLGINASPFSGTAGGPPKTGQFFLAIDPAATSGDLFAARIADLANAVHAQDGAHLPGDGRTKKRALAQTQGVAVNTATLARIEALLG